A single region of the Streptomyces sp. ITFR-16 genome encodes:
- a CDS encoding NAD-dependent epimerase/dehydratase family protein: MRVLVTGGAGFIGSEIVRALVSSGHEAVVLDALLPSAHGGAPGRTGAGGGDGLIVADVRDRDAVERALRGIDAVCHQAAMVGLGKDFADAPDYVGCNDLGTAVLLAAMASAGVRSLVLAGSMVVYGEGRYDCPRHGRVRPGPRAEADLAAGRFEPRCPDCGAELAPGLVAEDAPADPRNVYAATKLAQEHLASSWARATGGSALSLRYHNVYGPGMPRDTPYAGVASFFRSALARGEAPRVFEDGGQRRDFVHVRDVAAANAVALEAVAGRGPGGFAAYNTGSGDPHTIGEMAAALAGAHGGPAPVVTGEYRLGDVRHVTADSRRLREELGWAPAVGFAEGMAGFAAAPLRETAAALPA, from the coding sequence ATGCGTGTACTGGTCACCGGCGGCGCCGGATTCATCGGTTCGGAGATCGTCCGGGCCCTCGTCTCCTCGGGGCACGAGGCGGTGGTGCTCGACGCCCTGCTGCCCTCGGCGCACGGCGGCGCGCCGGGCCGGACCGGCGCCGGGGGCGGCGACGGGCTGATCGTGGCGGACGTGCGGGACCGGGACGCGGTGGAGCGCGCGCTGCGCGGGATCGACGCGGTGTGCCACCAGGCGGCGATGGTCGGCCTCGGCAAGGACTTCGCGGACGCCCCGGACTACGTGGGGTGCAACGACCTCGGTACGGCGGTGCTGCTGGCCGCCATGGCCTCGGCCGGGGTGCGGTCCCTGGTGCTCGCCGGTTCGATGGTGGTCTACGGCGAGGGCCGGTACGACTGTCCCCGCCACGGCCGGGTCCGGCCCGGTCCGCGCGCGGAGGCCGACCTCGCCGCGGGGCGGTTCGAGCCGCGCTGCCCGGACTGCGGGGCCGAACTCGCGCCGGGGCTGGTCGCGGAGGACGCCCCGGCCGATCCGCGCAATGTGTACGCGGCGACCAAGCTCGCCCAGGAGCACCTCGCGTCGTCCTGGGCGCGGGCGACCGGCGGCAGCGCGCTCTCTCTGCGCTACCACAACGTGTACGGGCCGGGGATGCCGCGCGACACCCCGTACGCCGGGGTCGCCTCCTTCTTCCGGTCGGCGCTGGCCCGGGGCGAGGCGCCGCGCGTCTTCGAGGACGGCGGCCAGCGGCGCGACTTCGTCCATGTGCGGGACGTGGCGGCCGCGAACGCGGTGGCGCTGGAGGCGGTCGCGGGGCGTGGCCCCGGCGGCTTCGCCGCGTACAACACCGGGAGCGGGGACCCGCACACCATCGGGGAAATGGCCGCGGCCCTGGCCGGGGCGCACGGCGGGCCGGCGCCGGTGGTCACCGGTGAGTACCGCCTCGGGGACGTACGCCATGTCACCGCCGACTCGCGGCGGCTGCGCGAGGAGCTGGGGTGGGCGCCGGCGGTGGGGTTCGCCGAGGGAATGGCCGGGTTCGCGGCGGCGCCACTGCGGGAGACGGCCGCCGCCCTGCCCGCCTAG
- a CDS encoding HAMP domain-containing sensor histidine kinase has translation MSDLLLIALFAFLGAAAAGLLGALALRLFRRRSLVVSLTVVAAVAVTAMLAGTLAVAWAMFLSPHDLSVVTTVVAMAAVVSLGTAVLLGRWVAASSRELTLAARSFGDGGTFAAPEAPATAELAALTRELAATSAKLDSSRERERALETSRRELVAWISHDLRTPLAGLRAMSEALEDGMAVDSKRYLRQIRTEVDRMNDMVGDLFELSRIHAGSLSLTPTRISVYDLVGDALAGADPLAREHGVRLVGDRIEAVPVEVDAKEMSRVLGNLLINAIRRTPADGTVAVAAHRAGAGVVLSVTDGCGGIPEEDLPRVFDTGWRGTHARTPPAGAGLGLAIVRGIVEAHAGRAEVRNVTGGCCFEVTLPQA, from the coding sequence GTGAGCGACCTCCTCCTCATCGCGCTGTTCGCCTTCCTGGGCGCCGCGGCGGCCGGACTGCTCGGCGCGCTCGCGCTGCGGCTCTTCCGGCGCCGCTCGCTCGTCGTCTCGCTGACCGTGGTGGCCGCCGTGGCGGTGACCGCGATGCTCGCCGGGACACTGGCCGTGGCCTGGGCGATGTTCCTGTCGCCGCACGACCTGTCCGTGGTCACGACGGTGGTCGCCATGGCCGCCGTCGTCTCGCTCGGCACCGCCGTGCTGCTCGGCCGCTGGGTGGCCGCGAGCAGCCGCGAACTGACGCTCGCCGCCCGCTCCTTCGGCGACGGCGGCACCTTCGCGGCGCCCGAGGCCCCGGCCACCGCCGAACTCGCCGCCCTCACCCGCGAGCTGGCCGCCACCAGCGCCAAGCTCGACAGCTCGCGCGAGCGCGAACGCGCCCTGGAGACCTCGCGGCGCGAGCTCGTCGCCTGGATCTCGCACGACCTGCGGACCCCGCTCGCCGGTCTGCGGGCCATGTCCGAGGCGCTGGAGGACGGCATGGCGGTCGACTCGAAGCGCTATCTGCGCCAGATACGCACCGAGGTGGACCGGATGAACGACATGGTGGGGGACCTCTTCGAACTCTCGCGCATCCACGCCGGTTCGCTCAGCCTCACCCCCACCCGGATCTCGGTCTACGACCTGGTGGGCGACGCGCTCGCGGGCGCGGACCCGCTGGCCCGCGAGCACGGCGTGCGGCTGGTCGGCGACCGGATCGAGGCGGTGCCCGTCGAGGTGGACGCCAAGGAGATGAGCCGGGTCCTGGGCAACCTCCTGATCAACGCGATCCGCCGCACCCCCGCCGACGGCACCGTGGCCGTCGCCGCGCACCGGGCGGGCGCCGGGGTGGTCCTGTCGGTGACCGACGGCTGCGGCGGGATCCCGGAGGAGGACCTGCCCCGGGTCTTCGACACCGGCTGGCGCGGCACCCACGCCCGGACGCCCCCGGCCGGCGCGGGGCTCGGACTCGCCATCGTGCGCGGCATCGTCGAGGCCCACGCGGGCCGGGCGGAGGTCCGCAACGTCACCGGCGGCTGCTGCTTCGAGGTGACCCTGCCACAGGCGTGA
- a CDS encoding response regulator transcription factor — MQPIPDPAPPRPADGAPPAPRGHVLVVDDDPTVAEVVAGYLTGAGYDVARAADGPAALERYAARRPDLAVLDLMLPGMDGFEVCRRMRAHGPVPVIMLTARGDEEDRILGLETGADDYVTKPFSPRELVLRVDSVLRRAGAAALPPGRPGLLEGAGLVLDPSARSASWRGRALALTLREFDLLAFLLRHPGRVFTREELMREVWGWDFGDLSTVTVHVRRLRGKVETDPARPELIRTVWGVGYRLDLPQDAAAADAPGVPA, encoded by the coding sequence ATGCAGCCGATCCCGGACCCCGCACCGCCCCGCCCCGCCGACGGGGCGCCGCCCGCCCCGCGCGGCCACGTCCTCGTGGTGGACGACGACCCGACCGTCGCCGAGGTCGTCGCCGGGTACCTGACCGGGGCCGGATACGACGTGGCGCGGGCGGCGGACGGCCCGGCGGCCCTGGAGCGGTACGCCGCCCGGCGACCCGACCTCGCCGTCCTGGACCTGATGCTGCCCGGCATGGACGGCTTCGAGGTCTGCCGCCGCATGCGGGCCCACGGGCCGGTGCCGGTCATCATGCTGACCGCGCGCGGCGACGAGGAGGACCGCATCCTCGGCCTGGAGACCGGGGCCGACGACTACGTCACCAAGCCCTTCAGCCCCCGCGAACTCGTCCTGCGCGTCGACTCCGTGCTGCGCCGCGCCGGAGCCGCCGCGCTGCCCCCCGGCCGCCCCGGACTGCTCGAAGGCGCCGGACTCGTCCTCGACCCCTCCGCCAGAAGCGCGAGCTGGCGCGGCCGGGCGCTGGCCCTCACCCTGCGCGAGTTCGACCTGCTCGCCTTCCTGCTGCGCCACCCCGGCCGGGTGTTCACCCGTGAGGAGCTGATGCGCGAGGTGTGGGGCTGGGACTTCGGGGACCTGTCGACCGTGACCGTCCATGTCCGCCGGCTGCGCGGCAAGGTCGAGACGGACCCGGCCCGCCCGGAGCTGATCCGTACGGTCTGGGGCGTCGGCTACCGGCTGGACCTGCCGCAGGACGCGGCGGCCGCCGACGCACCGGGAGTGCCCGCGTGA
- a CDS encoding glycosyltransferase family 2 protein translates to MTPSSDISGPCADVVLPCLDEAAALPGVLAAIPAGWRAIVVDNGSTDGSAELARSLGATVVHEPRRGFGSACHAGLLACDAEFVCFCDCDGSLDPGLLPGFVRRIADGECDLLLGRRRPQERGAWPLHARAGNAALARMLHRRTGLRLHDLGPMRAARRTDLLALDLTDRRSGYPLQMVVRASDAGLRVAETDVPYLARTGKSKVTGTWLGTWHAVRDMRAVLAEAPARAVASR, encoded by the coding sequence GTGACTCCTTCCTCCGATATTTCCGGCCCCTGTGCCGACGTCGTCCTGCCGTGTCTGGACGAAGCCGCCGCACTGCCCGGGGTGCTGGCCGCGATCCCGGCCGGCTGGCGTGCGATCGTCGTGGACAACGGCTCCACCGACGGCTCGGCGGAGCTGGCCCGGTCCCTCGGCGCGACCGTGGTGCACGAACCCCGGCGCGGCTTCGGCTCGGCCTGCCACGCCGGACTGCTGGCCTGTGACGCGGAGTTCGTCTGCTTCTGCGACTGCGACGGCTCGCTGGACCCGGGGCTGCTGCCCGGCTTCGTCCGCCGGATCGCCGACGGTGAGTGCGATCTGCTGCTCGGCCGGCGCCGCCCGCAGGAGCGCGGCGCCTGGCCGTTGCACGCGCGGGCGGGCAACGCGGCCCTGGCCCGGATGCTGCACCGCCGCACGGGGCTGCGGCTGCACGACCTCGGCCCGATGCGGGCCGCCCGCCGCACCGATCTGCTGGCGCTCGACCTCACCGACCGGCGCAGCGGATATCCGCTCCAGATGGTGGTGCGCGCATCGGACGCGGGGCTGCGGGTCGCCGAGACGGATGTGCCCTATCTCGCCCGGACCGGGAAGTCGAAGGTCACCGGCACCTGGCTGGGCACCTGGCACGCGGTGCGCGACATGCGCGCGGTGCTGGCGGAGGCGCCCGCCCGGGCGGTGGCGTCGCGATGA
- a CDS encoding glycosyltransferase, with translation MSAPHPGAARRASGGTTLLVIAKEPLPGRVKTRLTPPFSPHEAARLAEASLADTLRTVAALPAARRAVVLEGAPGPWLPPGIEVVAQGAGGLDERLAAAFGACAGPTVLIGMDTPQITAAVLAPALSPTAWEDCDAWFGPAEDGGFWALGLAEPDPRLLRGVPMSVPETGAVQRRRLVDAGLRVRDLPPLRDVDTAADAAHVAGLAPHGRFAAVLARTTGAAAR, from the coding sequence ATGAGCGCGCCCCACCCCGGCGCGGCCCGCCGCGCGTCCGGCGGGACGACCCTGCTGGTCATCGCCAAGGAGCCGCTGCCCGGCCGGGTCAAGACCCGGCTCACGCCGCCCTTCTCGCCCCACGAGGCGGCGCGGCTGGCCGAGGCGTCGCTCGCCGACACGCTGCGCACGGTGGCCGCGCTGCCCGCGGCCCGGCGGGCGGTCGTCCTGGAGGGCGCGCCCGGACCGTGGCTGCCACCGGGCATCGAGGTGGTGGCGCAGGGCGCCGGGGGGCTCGACGAGCGGCTCGCCGCCGCGTTCGGCGCCTGCGCGGGGCCGACCGTCCTGATCGGGATGGACACCCCGCAGATCACCGCCGCCGTTCTGGCCCCCGCGCTGTCCCCGACCGCGTGGGAGGACTGCGACGCGTGGTTCGGCCCGGCCGAGGACGGCGGGTTCTGGGCGCTGGGCCTGGCCGAGCCGGACCCCCGGCTGCTGCGCGGCGTACCGATGTCCGTGCCCGAGACGGGCGCGGTGCAGCGGCGGCGGCTGGTCGACGCCGGGCTGCGGGTGCGCGACCTTCCGCCGCTGCGGGACGTGGACACGGCGGCCGATGCCGCGCATGTCGCGGGGCTCGCGCCGCACGGGCGGTTCGCCGCCGTCTTGGCCCGGACGACCGGGGCGGCGGCCCGGTGA
- a CDS encoding methyltransferase domain-containing protein codes for MSRTLPESGPARTDGVSWSTDPYANALRNGHGPLFLRRTDGWLLPLDVERWCAGADAADLSALHRCEGPVLDIGCGPGRLVAALAARGHRALGIDVSEAAVARTLRLGGSALRRSVFEPLPGEGRWGTVLLVDGNIGIGGDPRALLRRTAALVAPGGLLIAETAPQDIDERVDVRLDDGRDARPGAVPGRPFPWARLGTRALLDHARPVGWQQADQWEADGRPFVSLRRSRTPRTASQSADTANSAAVISSQLPRNTSGESRLAGS; via the coding sequence GTGAGCCGGACGCTGCCGGAGTCCGGTCCGGCCCGTACCGACGGGGTCTCGTGGAGCACCGACCCGTACGCCAACGCCCTGCGCAACGGGCACGGTCCGCTGTTCCTGCGCCGTACGGACGGCTGGCTGCTGCCGCTGGACGTCGAGCGCTGGTGTGCCGGCGCGGACGCCGCGGACCTGTCGGCGCTGCACCGCTGTGAGGGGCCGGTCCTGGACATCGGGTGCGGGCCGGGGCGGCTGGTCGCGGCGCTGGCGGCCCGGGGCCACCGGGCGCTGGGCATCGACGTCAGCGAGGCGGCGGTCGCCCGCACCCTGCGGCTCGGCGGATCGGCGCTGCGGCGCTCGGTCTTCGAACCGCTGCCCGGCGAGGGGCGTTGGGGCACCGTCCTGCTGGTCGACGGCAACATCGGGATCGGCGGCGACCCGCGCGCGCTGCTGCGGCGCACGGCAGCGCTGGTCGCCCCGGGCGGGCTGCTGATCGCGGAGACCGCGCCGCAGGACATCGACGAGCGGGTGGACGTGCGGCTGGACGACGGGCGCGACGCCCGGCCGGGGGCCGTACCCGGCCGGCCGTTCCCCTGGGCGCGGCTGGGCACCCGGGCGCTCCTGGACCACGCGCGGCCGGTCGGCTGGCAGCAGGCGGATCAGTGGGAGGCGGACGGCCGCCCCTTCGTCTCCCTGCGGCGCAGCCGCACCCCGCGGACCGCCAGCCAGAGCGCCGACACCGCGAACAGCGCGGCCGTGATCAGCAGCCAGTTGCCCAGGAACACATCGGGGGAGAGCCGGCTCGCCGGTTCGTAG
- a CDS encoding molybdopterin-dependent oxidoreductase: MGDSRRRIPTPPAFPSRSLSVRATAISRRLPTAPGFWRSPVRGVRFTAVLGLVLLGGITVLFVTGLLSYAAYNPDLSPVNDKTPDKGLLGFYLFAWPTGPHWLYRLTQGVHVTLGIVLVPVLLAKLWSVVPRLFALPPARSAGHALERLSLLLLVGGALFEFVTGLLNIQLEYLFPGSFYPLHFYGAWVFFAAFLAHAGLRAPQAVRVLRSGALSGTVPGDPLQSPAPAPATLSRRGALAMVGAGSLVLFLTSAGRSFDGPLRRSAALTPHGAAEPGSGPNGFQINKTAAAVGVTAADTGEGWWLTVSGPAGDLRFSRDQLLAMEQHSAALPIACVEGWSTSDQWWRGVRLRDLAALAGYPDGPPGVLVESVQRRGAFRRAALRDNQVADPRSLLALAVNGEDLSPDHGYPARIIVPAAPGVLNTKWVSRLTFGEL; the protein is encoded by the coding sequence ATGGGCGACAGCCGTCGGAGGATTCCGACCCCACCCGCGTTCCCTTCCCGCAGCCTCTCCGTACGTGCCACGGCGATCTCCCGACGCCTGCCCACCGCACCGGGCTTCTGGCGCAGCCCCGTGCGCGGTGTGCGCTTCACCGCCGTGCTCGGCCTCGTCCTGCTCGGCGGGATCACCGTGCTCTTCGTGACCGGGCTGCTGTCGTACGCCGCCTACAACCCGGACCTGAGCCCGGTCAACGACAAGACGCCCGACAAGGGGCTGCTGGGCTTCTACCTCTTCGCCTGGCCGACCGGCCCGCACTGGCTGTACCGGCTGACGCAGGGCGTCCATGTCACCCTCGGCATCGTGCTCGTCCCGGTCCTGCTGGCCAAGCTCTGGTCGGTCGTGCCCCGGCTCTTCGCGCTGCCGCCCGCCCGGTCCGCCGGGCACGCGCTGGAGCGCCTCTCGCTGCTGCTCCTGGTGGGCGGGGCGCTGTTCGAGTTCGTCACCGGGCTCCTCAACATCCAGCTGGAGTACCTGTTCCCGGGCTCCTTCTACCCCCTGCACTTCTACGGGGCGTGGGTGTTCTTCGCCGCGTTCCTCGCGCACGCCGGGCTGCGGGCTCCCCAGGCCGTCCGGGTGCTGCGCTCGGGCGCGCTGAGCGGCACCGTCCCCGGCGACCCGCTGCAGTCCCCGGCCCCCGCCCCCGCGACGCTGTCCCGCAGGGGCGCGCTGGCCATGGTGGGCGCCGGCTCACTCGTCCTCTTCCTCACCTCGGCCGGCCGCAGTTTCGACGGGCCGCTGCGGCGGTCGGCCGCGCTCACCCCGCACGGCGCCGCCGAGCCGGGGTCCGGACCCAACGGCTTCCAGATCAACAAGACGGCCGCCGCCGTCGGGGTGACCGCCGCCGACACGGGCGAGGGCTGGTGGCTCACGGTCAGCGGCCCGGCCGGGGACCTCCGGTTCAGCCGGGACCAGCTCCTCGCCATGGAGCAGCACAGCGCCGCCCTCCCGATCGCCTGCGTGGAGGGCTGGTCCACCTCGGACCAGTGGTGGCGCGGCGTCCGGCTCAGGGACCTGGCGGCGCTCGCCGGATACCCGGACGGCCCGCCGGGGGTGCTCGTGGAGTCCGTGCAGCGCAGGGGCGCCTTCCGCCGGGCCGCGCTCCGCGACAACCAGGTGGCCGACCCGCGCTCCCTGCTGGCCCTCGCGGTCAACGGCGAGGACCTGTCGCCCGACCACGGATATCCGGCACGGATCATCGTCCCGGCCGCCCCCGGCGTACTCAACACCAAATGGGTGTCCCGGCTGACCTTTGGAGAGCTGTGA